Genomic DNA from Peribacillus simplex:
AGATCACTAATAAGAGGAAAGAAAAGATTAGTGAAATTGAAGCCGTGGCGGATCGAATTGTGGCGGCACAGGAAAAAATGGAGATCAAGAAGCTGGCAAGCCCGTGGCTGCCGCCTCTTTCAAATCGTTTATCGAGAAACGCTGAAAGAAGCCTGACGAGCAATCAATTCCACTTGGGAATGAAGGATGAGCCCGAATTGCAGAGCCAGACAAATTATGTATATAACTGGATTGAGGATGGGAATATTGGGGTTTTTGGTTCTTCCGGATACGGCAAGTCAACCACCGTTTTGACACTTCTCTTTAGTTTTGCAGATCAATTCAGTCCAAAAGAGCTGCATTATTATATTTTCGATTTCGGGAATAGCGCTCTATTGCCAATGCGACAGCTGCCTCATACAGGGGAATACTTTAGGTTCGATGAGCTAAGGAAAATTGAAAAATTCATGTTATTCATGAAGACAGAAATGGAAAGGCGTAAGCAGCTCTTTTCAGATAAGGAGCTTAGTAACATAAAGCTTTATAATGCATTAGTGGAAGATAAATTGCCGATTATTTATATCGTGGTCGATAATTTTGACTTAGTGAAGGATGAGATGCAAGACCAGGAAGCGCAATTCGTTCAGTTTGCACGTGATGGACAATCACTTGGAATATTCATGATTTTAACGGCAACGAGAATCAATGCGGTTCGCCAGCCGTTAATGAATAGTCTTAAGACGAAGGTCGTCCATTACTTAATGGACAGTTCTGAACAATATTCGGTTTTGGGGAGAACCCCATATGAAAATGAACCTGTTCCGGGCAGGGCGTTGGTGAAAAAGGACCAAACCTATCTCACGCAGGTTTATCTACCAGCCGATGGTGCGGATGATATAGCCGTTTTGGAAGAAATGAAACAAGCCGTGGCAGAACATAAGGTTAAATATAAGGAAACGGCCAAACCGCCGGCGATTCCGATGTTACCGGCACGTCTTGATTCCAGTAGCTTCAAGAGTTATTGTTCACAAGCCATTAAGAAGGATTCCATTCCAATCGGGCTTTCAGAGGAAAGTGTTGCACCTGTTTTCGTGGAGTTGAATTCCAATCCATTCCTGCTTGTCGTAGGACAGTCACGTAAAGGGAAAACGAATGTCCTTAAAGTGCTCCTGGAATCGTTGCTTACACAGGCAATTGGGGAAATTGGTTTATTTGACGGAGTTGACCGTGGCCTATCTACTTATGCTTTAGAGGAGAAGGTGAGCTATGTGGAAACAAAAGATCAGATAACCGAATGGCTCGATCATATCACTGAAATATTTGAAGAACGTGAAAGAAGTTATCTAGCGGTATTGGAAAATAAACCGATGAAGCAACTGGAATTCCCGCCGATCATGTTTGTCATAGATAGCATTTCAAGGATCCAGCAAACGATAGACAGCAGGATTCAGGATAGGATCAGCGGTTTGATGAAACAGTACAGCCATCTCGGCTTTAGTCTGATTGTCGCTGGAAATGCCAACGACTTCACGAAGGGGTATGATTCTTTGACAACCGAACTGAAACAAGTCAGGCAGGCTGTTTTGCTTCTTAAAAAATCGGACCAAAGCTTGTATACCCTCTCCTATTCCAGAAAAGAAGAAGAAATACAGCCGGGTTACGGATACTTTGTGCTGAATGGCCAGGAGAGTAAAATCCAAATACCTCTAAGTGAAGAAAGAAGGAGAGTGCAAGAGAGTGTCTGAAAAAATAAAACCGATGCTATTAATCGGTAAAATACTGGTGATCTTAGCGTTGCCGATCTTGTTTTTTTCTTATATTGGCCAAAATCCAATGAAAAAGACAGAAACGGCTTCCCGTGAAATCGCCATTGTAAATGAAGATAATGGCACTGAATTTAATAATAATCCTATTTTCGTGGGCTCAGAGCTTGTTACTACATTGGACAAGGATTCTGAATATCAGTGGTTTGTGGTTAATAGAAGTACGGCGGAAAGTGGACTTGCAAATGAAAAGTATGATGCAATTATATATTTTCCGTCCGATTTTTCAGAGAATATTTATACGTTCGATGATGAACAGCCTGTCAAGGCGGGGATAAAGTACAAGGTACAACCTAGTTTGAATGCAGAGAACATGGAAAAGGTACAAAAGGAATTAGAGAAGACAAAGAGTAAAATGAATAAGCATATTTCAACACAGTATTGGAGCTATGTTTCCCAATCGGTCGAGGACATCCGTAAGAAGTTCGATAATGTCCTTGCTAAAGAAATCGCTTTTCAAAACACGATGTATGAGTTTTATACTCCAAGCTCGGAAAGCCTTGCTGGTGAAATCAAGCAGCATAAGGACATGCTTGAAGGAGTCTTTGCCCAAACGAAGGATGCTGGCAAAACGAGTAATGAAACAATGGATGAAATAGGGAATACCAAGACTCAAATGGCTTCCTTTGTAGAAGATGTAGTTTCTTTTGAGGAATATCAAAAAGCTCAAAGTATTCTTTTTGAGAAGGCTTCGGCTCAAAATCAGCAACTTGTCAACGAGAGTGTTCAATCATATGACAAGGTGCTGAATGAGGGGAGCCAGTCGATACCGGAGATTCAGCAAGGGATGAATACGAAATACAGCCTTAATGATCAAGGCATTAGTGAGAATGTTGGAATCATGCAGCAGAAACTCGATTCCAGCAGTAATGAATTGGACCAATTTTCAACAAGCATGAAAGACAAACAAGTAGAACAAATTACGAAAATCACCCAAGATCAACAAAGCTCGATTGAACAATTGAAACAAACGGAAGAGGCGGGTCTTGATGACCTTCAGTCTACCTTGCTTGTTCAAAGAGGAAATCTTGCAAGCAGCTCTGGTGATGGGGAGGTCATTGATGAAGGAACGACGCCTATAGAAGATATTGAAACGGAAACGGAAAAAGGTGAATCGGTTGCTGCACCTGAAAAGAAGGACCCGATTGATGAACTGTCGCTACAGGTATTGCTGGATCAAATAAATGGGATCAACACGGCACTTGAAAGTTTGGTGCCGGCTGAAGGAAGTGAAGGAGCTGCTGAACAAATCAACATCCTTACAGCAGAACTCCAAGCGGAAATCAATAATCTGAGCGGAACGGTAAACGGCAGGACAGGGAATTATAACCAAGTGATAACTGAGTTTAATACACTGGTAGATTCATATAATGAGCTGCTGGCGCAGTTTACGCAATTACAAGCTGATTATAATGAACTCGGCACGAATTATAAGGATTTAGGTGACCAATGGAAAAAGTCACAGGAAGATATTCAAAAATTACAGGACATCCAGAGTATGACAATCGATGAGGCCATCGCGGAAATCAAGACTCTCGAACAGTCACTTCTTGAAAAAGTGGGGGGAGAAAGGCGAGCGGTTCTAGTGAGGGCCTTTGAGAATCCTATCACCAACCGGGATTCAACTACCCTCCTTGCCTATTACGGTTCACTCTCATCTTATGGAGAATTGGCTGAAAGAGTCACGGAAGCAAATGTAGATAAGGTATTTGCAGCCAATATAAAAGAATTGGAAAACTTGAAAAATGGGGTTTCCGGAAACGTAGATGAAGAAGCGAAACTCGTTAAAGCCAGCTTAGCAGGAGTCAATGAGAACTTCGGCATGTTCTCAGATTCCATTAAGGGTTATATGAAAGAATATGATGCTAACGTTGAAACGGGGCAGAAAGCCACTTTAGCTGAATTAGCGGCAATTACCGGTAAGGCTCAAGAAGTGTCTGCCAGTTTGTCGGATCATATGGAAGTTCCTGAAATGGAGGCCGAACCTCCAGTTAATCTTGATGGAGAAATGTTTGTATCACTTCAAGACAATACGGCAACAACTGTCGGCTTCATTTCCGAACTTGTCAATTCTGTAGCGGAACGACAGGCCACGGTCACGAAGGATACAGCGGACCTGCAAGCGAAAGTGGGGTCAGTACAGGAAAGGGCCGATCAGCTTAATGATAATTGGTCCCAAAATGTAGACTCAACCGAAAGAATCAAGACGGACGTATATAGTGTATTGAACAATACTCTAGTCGATGATCAGCAGAACGGGTATGTGTACGAATATTTAGCGAATCCCGTACAAATCAGCGGGGAAGTCCTTCATCAGGAAAAGGTAAATATCCCGCCAATCGTCATGTTGGTGATCATACTCATTTCTGGGTTATTGATCGGTTTCTTCCTGCATCATTATGAAACCATTCCAATGATGGTCCATGCGGCCTTGTTTACCTTACTGAACCTGATCGTAGGTTTAATCATCAGCATGTATGGGTTGAAGATCTATCCGCTGGGAGATATGCAGGAGATTAAATGGACCGTTTTCACCGTCCTGCTTTTATTCTTCTGTTCAGCGTTTACCCGACTTGCCTTCTCGATTGGGCCGTTTGTCGGTGCTATCCTGGTGATTGGTTTGATCAGTTTCTTTACCATTCCATTATTGGATTTAATCATGCCTAATTTCAATGTAGACCACCCGGTTGCAGACGTATACATGTCCATTCAATTCGGTAATCAGTCGGCATTCATTCCGGCTAGTATCATCTTGATTGTGCTGACGCTTATTGCAACGATCATTCCGTATATAGTGAAGCGTCTTACAGAAAGAAGAGCAATGGCCCATGAAGTGGAATAAATACGTGATGCCTGTCTTGCTCATCCTGTTTTTTAGCCATGCGCCTCATGGCGGGGCGGAAGAGGAACCCATGGTGGAGCCCAATGAATATCAAGAAAAGGATATTGATATTCAAACGGAGTATTTCCATGAAGAAGGATTGTTGGAACAGAAGCGGAAACTGCCTGAAGAACAAAAGGACCTCACTTTTGAAAGAGGGAAATATGATGCCGTTGACTCGATGAAGGACTCACTGTTTCTGTCTCCGGTAACGGAGAATCAGAATAATACCATCGCTTCAAAATCAGAACAGCTTGGATTATTCTCGGAAGTCGCCATTCGGACGAGAAGCGAAGAAGAAACAGAGCCTTCCCTTAATTTTGACCTGACGATATTGCTCGGCATCGTTTTGGCACTTTTGGTCGTTTGTTTGTTTTTTATCCTTATCCCGAAATTGGGGAAGCTGAATGGAGATGTTAAACGAAAATGAAAACAGCCCGATTCCTAAGTCAGGAATCGGGCTGTTTTGCTACATATCCATAACGGTTTTAATAAGCCCTAAAAGAAGGGCGGCCGCGAAGATCAAAATGAAGAATTTTTTATACATGATCAGTACCTCTTATATCTTATGACTGGATTGCATTCATTTTAGCATAAACAAGACAGAAAAGAAGTTTCCTTAAAATGTACAGATCGGTAGGGAGTGGCTTCATTGCCTTTATGAAAAGGTGGACCATTTATTGGAGTTTCTAAAAGGGGTTCGGAATTTTTTAATTCCGAACCCCTTTTGTCTACAAACTTAGATGCGCCGATTAATTGGTGCATCCTCCTATCGTGTTATTTGAACAAGTCAGGATAAACAGTCTTTGCTGCGAGTTCCACAGCTTCCCCGATCCTTGGTCCAGGACGTGACATGACATTTTCATCAAGCAAATGGACGTCATCGTTTTTCACAGCATCGATATCTTCCCAGCCCTTACGCGATTTAATTTCACCAACGGCATCATCTGCATACGTGGCGGTGGTGATGATGGATTTAGGGTTCCTTTTGACGATTTCTTCATCGGATACTTTAACCCAGCCTTTTTGGTCATCAAAGATGTTTTTTATGCCGGCAGTGTCAAGGATTTCATTTTGGAAGGTCTCCGATCCTGTTGTATAGATTTCCGGAGCAGGACTAACTTCAAAGTATGTTTGTTCCTTTTCATCCAAAGTTTTCACTTTTTCTTCGACACTTGTAATTTGGGATTTGATATCTTTCACTAATTCATCCCCTTTTTCGGCAACACCCATCACTTTAGCGATCTGCCCGATATCACCATATACATCATCGAAATTAGCCGCAGATTTAATGATGAATACAGGGATGCCGGCATCTTCGAGG
This window encodes:
- the essA gene encoding type VII secretion protein EssA is translated as MKWNKYVMPVLLILFFSHAPHGGAEEEPMVEPNEYQEKDIDIQTEYFHEEGLLEQKRKLPEEQKDLTFERGKYDAVDSMKDSLFLSPVTENQNNTIASKSEQLGLFSEVAIRTRSEEETEPSLNFDLTILLGIVLALLVVCLFFILIPKLGKLNGDVKRK
- a CDS encoding ABC transporter substrate-binding protein, with protein sequence MKRTLRFSWISMLMLTLFLSGCGVNDDQSSKDNKDTKKGEEIRDYTVTDDTGKKIKFEKIPEKVVSLQPSNTEILFALEQGDKVVGVTDFDNYPEEAKDIEHVSDSVNINAEKIIALKPDAIIAYSIGDETALKPLEDAGIPVFIIKSAANFDDVYGDIGQIAKVMGVAEKGDELVKDIKSQITSVEEKVKTLDEKEQTYFEVSPAPEIYTTGSETFQNEILDTAGIKNIFDDQKGWVKVSDEEIVKRNPKSIITTATYADDAVGEIKSRKGWEDIDAVKNDDVHLLDENVMSRPGPRIGEAVELAAKTVYPDLFK
- the esaA gene encoding type VII secretion protein EsaA, translating into MSEKIKPMLLIGKILVILALPILFFSYIGQNPMKKTETASREIAIVNEDNGTEFNNNPIFVGSELVTTLDKDSEYQWFVVNRSTAESGLANEKYDAIIYFPSDFSENIYTFDDEQPVKAGIKYKVQPSLNAENMEKVQKELEKTKSKMNKHISTQYWSYVSQSVEDIRKKFDNVLAKEIAFQNTMYEFYTPSSESLAGEIKQHKDMLEGVFAQTKDAGKTSNETMDEIGNTKTQMASFVEDVVSFEEYQKAQSILFEKASAQNQQLVNESVQSYDKVLNEGSQSIPEIQQGMNTKYSLNDQGISENVGIMQQKLDSSSNELDQFSTSMKDKQVEQITKITQDQQSSIEQLKQTEEAGLDDLQSTLLVQRGNLASSSGDGEVIDEGTTPIEDIETETEKGESVAAPEKKDPIDELSLQVLLDQINGINTALESLVPAEGSEGAAEQINILTAELQAEINNLSGTVNGRTGNYNQVITEFNTLVDSYNELLAQFTQLQADYNELGTNYKDLGDQWKKSQEDIQKLQDIQSMTIDEAIAEIKTLEQSLLEKVGGERRAVLVRAFENPITNRDSTTLLAYYGSLSSYGELAERVTEANVDKVFAANIKELENLKNGVSGNVDEEAKLVKASLAGVNENFGMFSDSIKGYMKEYDANVETGQKATLAELAAITGKAQEVSASLSDHMEVPEMEAEPPVNLDGEMFVSLQDNTATTVGFISELVNSVAERQATVTKDTADLQAKVGSVQERADQLNDNWSQNVDSTERIKTDVYSVLNNTLVDDQQNGYVYEYLANPVQISGEVLHQEKVNIPPIVMLVIILISGLLIGFFLHHYETIPMMVHAALFTLLNLIVGLIISMYGLKIYPLGDMQEIKWTVFTVLLLFFCSAFTRLAFSIGPFVGAILVIGLISFFTIPLLDLIMPNFNVDHPVADVYMSIQFGNQSAFIPASIILIVLTLIATIIPYIVKRLTERRAMAHEVE